One part of the Solanum dulcamara chromosome 8, daSolDulc1.2, whole genome shotgun sequence genome encodes these proteins:
- the LOC129900543 gene encoding uncharacterized protein LOC129900543, with product MAKNSKDSQYKRIFKLDNRKKQSQNSDEVTGKSKSTMASTGSNMVLIDYNHTPGKVHQKQEIKGNKSIDNNNNDKYFSGYINRVKNKMRTTTTNFDMVDDGGGARRSTTRTDSFNDTISHYINRAKLKIRTTTIVRRSDHK from the exons ATGGCAAAGAACTCCAAAGATTCCCAATATAAAAGGATTTTCAAGTTGGATAATAGAAAGAAACAAAGCCAAAATTCAGATGAAGTGACAGGgaaatcaaaatcaaccatggcTTCTACAGGATCAAACATGGTACTTATAGACTACAATCATACTCCAGGAAAAGTTCATCAAAAGCAGgaaattaaag GTAACAAGTCAattgacaacaataataatgataaatactTTTCTGGTTATATTAATCGAGTGAAGAACAAGAtgagaacaacaacaacaaattttGATATGGTTGATGATGGTGGTGGTGCTAGAAGGTCTACAACAAGAACAGATAGTTTTAATGATACAATTTCTCATTACATTAATCGCGCAAAGCTCAAGATTAGAACTACAACAATTGTTAGGCGTAGTGATCATAAATAA